The following proteins come from a genomic window of Herpetosiphon gulosus:
- a CDS encoding carboxypeptidase-like regulatory domain-containing protein — protein MSLVLRRFGMIAFMVMFILALAIGSSAKAAPLADDVSIDLGDAPSSNNNFGLMMDAYSGVPAKYPTVFSTVPNGPSHILAKLIHLGPGVSQEDEADSGFDADGPNNIDPSANTPDQDRYDNAFLSPLDINSLPNCQPTQLRYQVTVDPSWTGGTIKLYTNLWFDWDRSGYWGGATFNCANATTTEWSVQNDVNVITGPGTYIFSTSAFLPVNTNSNKPLWMRISLSETPATNDDGRGPANRWKYGETEDYLLTGSDEPTPEPTKTFTPTPVPTRTFTPTPVPTRTFTPTPTNTATATSTNTPPPTRTFTPTPTPSGNDIISDLGDAPDSTNHFATGMLAYAPATGARYPTVFDPSTGLPEGPLHYDAKQVVLGNLSTFEREADTGPDADVVNNIQPSTNLPNLDKADDAFYLGVPTVNSFIPACQTEALDYRVTVNSVPAGVTRLYVNVWIDWNRSGFWGGSTQCNGGLANEWAVQNQMIPVVSGNYVTPNFLSGIQTSNLGDIWIRITISDSPATNDDGRGPSSGWKYGETEDYLLRYITNPTPTHTPTHTPTNTPTNTPTPSHTPTPLPAISDLGDAPDSSNNFGVNMTTYVTGVIARFPTVFGGPAPIGPFHRDARRYHLGRGVTFEREADIGFDMDYTHNISPTLNMNDQDRADDGLVSPRTLQAYQNCSATRFTYTVTNNTASPLTVYFNSWWDWNRSGNWGGTFQCPNGLSNEWAVQNQVIVLNPGVNTFTTPTFFPYHPPQRAGIWFRMTVSPTPASAADGRGPNAGWEFGETEDYIFMPDLGDAPDSNNSAAASILAYSPATQGFFPTIFNRVPAALPKGPLHQNLGMPYMLGKSLTAETDADIGLDDDATTNIQTALNRGNYDRADDTFAGGPPTANSFGHCRANTLPYTVRLPNNPAPTGSMVAYVNVWIDWGANGQWGTNYGCVDSLGITRVAREWAVQNQVVNLSGPNVYSLVTPVFYSYQPTLPFKPVWLRITISNTPATAADGRGPNTGWEYGETEDYQLKVLLTHVVSGHVFDTAGLPIVDANVYLYRRGTTGNPAPELVASAQTDEQGNYEVSGEANGDYLIFVEQAGYQSIWYKDAPTADQAQPISVDEPGVNRIDFTLVPNGEPEPTYEK, from the coding sequence CCTCATCAAACAACAATTTTGGTTTAATGATGGATGCCTATAGCGGCGTGCCTGCTAAGTATCCAACCGTGTTCTCGACCGTGCCGAATGGCCCTTCGCACATCTTAGCTAAGTTGATTCACCTTGGTCCAGGTGTGAGCCAAGAGGATGAGGCTGACAGTGGGTTTGATGCTGATGGCCCAAATAACATCGACCCCAGCGCCAATACCCCCGACCAAGATCGCTATGATAATGCCTTCCTCAGCCCATTGGATATCAATAGCTTGCCCAACTGCCAACCAACCCAACTGCGCTACCAAGTCACGGTTGACCCAAGCTGGACTGGTGGCACAATCAAGCTGTATACCAATCTGTGGTTTGATTGGGATCGCAGCGGCTATTGGGGTGGAGCAACCTTCAACTGTGCCAATGCGACCACGACTGAATGGTCAGTTCAAAATGATGTTAATGTGATCACTGGCCCAGGCACCTATATTTTCAGCACCTCGGCTTTCTTGCCAGTCAACACTAATAGCAACAAACCATTGTGGATGCGGATTTCGTTGAGCGAAACGCCTGCAACCAATGACGATGGCCGCGGCCCAGCTAATCGCTGGAAATATGGCGAAACCGAGGACTACCTCTTAACTGGTAGTGATGAGCCAACCCCAGAACCAACCAAAACCTTTACTCCAACCCCAGTCCCAACGCGGACTTTTACCCCAACCCCAGTCCCAACGCGGACTTTTACCCCAACCCCAACCAATACGGCAACCGCTACCTCAACCAATACCCCGCCACCAACGCGGACCTTTACCCCAACGCCAACCCCAAGTGGCAATGATATTATCTCCGATCTTGGCGATGCGCCGGATTCGACCAACCACTTTGCCACTGGCATGCTGGCCTATGCTCCAGCGACGGGCGCTCGCTACCCCACCGTGTTCGACCCTAGCACGGGTCTTCCCGAAGGCCCATTGCACTATGATGCCAAACAAGTTGTGCTTGGCAACCTCTCAACCTTTGAACGCGAGGCCGACACTGGCCCTGACGCTGATGTTGTGAACAATATTCAGCCAAGTACCAATCTGCCCAACCTTGATAAAGCTGATGATGCCTTCTATTTGGGCGTGCCCACTGTCAATAGCTTTATTCCAGCCTGCCAAACCGAAGCCTTGGATTATCGAGTAACGGTCAACAGCGTACCAGCGGGTGTCACTCGTTTGTATGTCAACGTCTGGATCGACTGGAATCGCAGTGGTTTCTGGGGTGGCTCAACCCAATGTAATGGTGGCTTGGCCAATGAATGGGCCGTACAAAACCAAATGATCCCAGTTGTGAGCGGCAACTATGTCACGCCTAATTTCTTAAGTGGCATCCAAACCAGTAATTTGGGCGATATTTGGATTCGGATCACGATTAGCGATAGCCCCGCAACCAATGATGATGGTCGTGGCCCAAGCAGTGGCTGGAAATATGGCGAAACCGAAGATTATCTGTTGCGCTATATCACCAACCCAACCCCAACCCACACGCCAACTCACACACCAACCAATACGCCAACCAATACGCCGACACCAAGCCATACCCCAACGCCGCTGCCAGCAATCAGCGATTTGGGCGATGCTCCTGATTCAAGTAACAACTTCGGGGTCAACATGACCACCTATGTTACTGGCGTAATTGCCCGTTTCCCAACCGTCTTTGGTGGCCCCGCGCCAATTGGCCCATTCCACCGCGATGCGCGGCGCTACCACCTTGGCCGTGGCGTGACCTTTGAGCGCGAAGCTGATATTGGCTTCGATATGGATTATACCCATAACATCTCGCCAACCCTCAACATGAACGACCAAGATCGGGCTGATGATGGTTTAGTGAGCCCACGAACCTTGCAGGCGTATCAAAACTGTAGTGCTACGCGGTTTACATACACCGTCACCAATAATACAGCCTCGCCTTTGACGGTCTATTTCAACTCATGGTGGGATTGGAACCGCAGCGGCAATTGGGGCGGAACGTTCCAATGTCCTAATGGGCTTTCCAATGAATGGGCGGTGCAAAATCAAGTGATTGTGCTAAACCCTGGAGTCAATACCTTTACTACGCCTACGTTCTTCCCCTACCATCCACCACAACGGGCTGGGATTTGGTTCCGCATGACGGTTAGCCCAACGCCTGCCAGCGCAGCTGATGGTCGTGGTCCAAATGCTGGTTGGGAGTTTGGCGAAACCGAGGATTATATCTTCATGCCCGATTTGGGCGATGCGCCGGATAGCAATAACAGCGCAGCAGCCAGCATCCTAGCCTATTCGCCAGCAACCCAAGGTTTCTTCCCAACGATTTTCAACCGCGTGCCCGCCGCCTTGCCCAAAGGCCCATTACACCAAAACTTGGGCATGCCGTATATGTTAGGCAAATCGTTGACCGCTGAAACTGATGCCGATATTGGGCTTGATGACGATGCAACAACCAATATTCAAACAGCGCTAAACCGTGGCAATTATGATCGAGCTGACGATACCTTTGCTGGCGGCCCACCAACGGCCAATAGTTTTGGTCATTGCCGCGCCAATACCTTGCCTTATACCGTGCGTTTACCCAATAATCCAGCCCCAACTGGCTCGATGGTCGCCTATGTCAATGTCTGGATCGATTGGGGCGCGAATGGGCAATGGGGCACAAACTATGGCTGTGTCGATTCACTTGGGATTACGCGGGTAGCTCGCGAATGGGCTGTCCAAAATCAGGTTGTCAATCTGAGTGGCCCGAATGTTTACAGCTTGGTAACGCCAGTATTCTATTCATATCAACCAACCTTGCCATTCAAGCCAGTTTGGCTGCGGATCACCATCAGCAACACCCCGGCAACCGCCGCCGATGGTCGTGGCCCAAACACTGGTTGGGAATACGGCGAAACCGAGGATTATCAATTGAAGGTCTTATTGACCCACGTGGTTAGCGGCCATGTCTTTGATACTGCTGGCTTGCCAATTGTTGATGCCAATGTCTATTTGTATCGCCGTGGCACTACGGGCAACCCGGCTCCCGAGTTGGTGGCGAGCGCCCAAACCGATGAACAAGGCAATTACGAAGTGAGCGGCGAAGCCAATGGCGACTATTTGATCTTTGTCGAGCAGGCTGGTTATCAATCAATTTGGTACAAAGATGCCCCAACTGCCGACCAAGCTCAGCCGATCTCAGTCGATGAGCCTGGGGTCAATCGAATCGATTTCACCCTTGTACCCAACGGCGAACCAGAGCCAACCTACGAAAAATAA
- a CDS encoding clostripain-related cysteine peptidase — translation MGTRLLRCCLLIGLLLSAMLPPIVEATPKAAPLVAIYILAYDNRLDSTMNLTPYYDATLTSITNATVGQPDLTAIVLADLAGMNDTHVRVVQNGNVNTLIGLPDIDGIIDSNLKEYDVTDGKTLGGFLLWAKSSYAGQNYTLSYIGHGVPIMPDIEISTISQPERPASSINLPPLPTRIGANADVTDHTLTTSISGYNALSPNDLALALAIAAPIGPRFAVIDVLMCFGGSVEALYPLAPYAEYLTASPNYAFFDPTMPGNALLGLNSNPNPLQMAQHILNSYHNQLPSSDHPRILSVIDADQLNNLKTTWDSASNAIYLNLLNSSQREATRTALFNAYLESRKYDLTYCEPSDWELNAPDGLVDLRSFAHGLSQSFANLNPQIASLAAQTRDRIRNSSGNSMVVVYRLADNDFPWFDPTPTQWIFDGLNPLGLDDDAAGLSLYADLQGIPVVGATELSWQAHWYHDDDTQLDNPHPLAFLADVTHRNGWDEVFQEYWRDIDVQTALCTPSLPAARDQANPRADISLSQLNPADSNLAVNESIRLNVMLNVSRAVQRSDVRFEVLTNGTVVFSDSLMLTKLEAGNQRIYAQTIWQPTNAGVYSLRVVGDGGQHVQESNENNNVLSRSINIAPTVPRRPILNATTLNNLQLSNSPTLTLNVQQQAGSGTPVSRLIIQAYQYQGNAANPRFQTPVLRATTTINQPSLPTVRLSLAGLDPGAAILYVWGYSSNGYSLIPAIVRLNYAPLPATISQNQKHIYRFSLKRDQAQAFRLQNQFGNSNLHAWEPHIWTAPTQQSTSLGLDQITYNPTPLAGEYIVQVSSSDSSRYLLTAIPNPPAGRNLEVITSKQPRPIFEEPNPFLPTDQIFNPIVQR, via the coding sequence ATGGGAACACGTCTGCTGCGGTGCTGCTTGCTGATCGGTCTATTGTTAAGTGCCATGCTTCCGCCAATCGTGGAGGCAACACCGAAAGCAGCGCCATTGGTGGCCATTTATATTTTGGCCTACGATAATCGCCTCGATAGCACGATGAATTTAACGCCCTATTATGATGCAACCCTCACCAGCATTACCAATGCCACTGTTGGTCAGCCCGATCTCACGGCGATTGTTTTGGCTGATCTGGCTGGAATGAATGATACTCACGTGCGAGTTGTGCAGAACGGCAATGTCAATACCTTGATTGGCTTGCCCGATATTGATGGAATTATTGATAGCAACCTTAAAGAATATGATGTGACCGATGGCAAAACCTTGGGTGGTTTTTTATTGTGGGCCAAAAGCAGTTATGCTGGCCAAAATTACACCTTGAGCTATATCGGCCATGGCGTGCCAATTATGCCCGATATCGAGATTTCAACGATCAGCCAGCCCGAACGCCCAGCTAGCAGTATCAATTTGCCTCCGTTGCCCACCCGCATTGGGGCAAATGCCGATGTGACCGATCACACGCTGACCACTAGCATCAGCGGCTATAATGCGCTTTCGCCCAACGATTTGGCCTTGGCCTTGGCAATTGCGGCTCCGATTGGCCCACGCTTTGCGGTGATCGACGTGTTAATGTGTTTTGGTGGCTCGGTTGAGGCCTTGTATCCGCTTGCACCGTATGCCGAATATCTGACCGCCTCGCCCAACTATGCCTTTTTCGACCCAACCATGCCCGGCAATGCCTTGCTTGGTTTGAACAGTAATCCTAATCCGCTGCAAATGGCTCAACATATCCTCAATAGCTACCATAATCAACTACCAAGCAGCGACCATCCACGGATTTTAAGCGTGATCGATGCCGATCAATTGAATAATCTCAAAACCACGTGGGATAGTGCCTCGAACGCAATCTATCTCAATTTGCTTAATTCCAGTCAGCGCGAAGCAACCCGAACAGCATTGTTCAATGCCTATCTTGAGAGTCGAAAATATGATCTGACCTATTGTGAGCCAAGTGACTGGGAGCTTAACGCGCCCGATGGCTTGGTTGATTTGCGCAGTTTTGCCCATGGTTTGAGCCAAAGTTTCGCCAATCTCAATCCGCAAATTGCAAGCCTTGCCGCCCAAACCCGCGATCGGATTCGCAATAGCAGTGGCAATTCGATGGTTGTGGTGTATCGCTTGGCGGATAACGATTTTCCATGGTTCGACCCAACTCCAACTCAGTGGATTTTTGATGGACTCAATCCACTTGGGCTTGACGATGATGCCGCTGGCTTAAGTTTATACGCCGATTTACAAGGTATTCCGGTGGTGGGAGCAACCGAATTAAGCTGGCAGGCGCATTGGTATCACGACGATGACACCCAGCTGGATAATCCGCATCCGTTGGCATTTTTAGCCGATGTGACCCATCGCAACGGCTGGGATGAGGTTTTTCAGGAATATTGGCGTGATATTGATGTCCAAACGGCGTTGTGTACGCCCAGCTTACCTGCTGCCCGCGATCAAGCCAATCCTCGCGCCGACATCAGCCTGAGCCAATTGAACCCTGCCGATAGCAATTTGGCCGTGAATGAATCGATTCGCCTGAATGTTATGTTGAATGTTAGTCGCGCAGTCCAGCGCAGCGATGTGCGCTTTGAGGTATTAACCAATGGCACAGTTGTATTTAGCGATAGCCTGATGCTGACCAAACTTGAGGCAGGCAACCAACGAATCTATGCTCAAACAATTTGGCAACCAACCAATGCTGGGGTTTATAGCTTGCGAGTCGTTGGCGATGGCGGCCAGCATGTGCAAGAAAGTAACGAAAACAATAATGTGCTTAGTCGCTCAATCAATATTGCTCCAACCGTGCCGCGCCGCCCAATTTTGAATGCGACAACGCTCAATAATCTGCAATTATCGAATAGCCCAACGCTCACGCTGAATGTCCAGCAACAAGCGGGCAGCGGTACACCAGTTTCAAGGCTGATTATCCAAGCCTATCAATATCAGGGCAATGCTGCCAACCCTCGCTTCCAAACGCCGGTGCTGCGGGCTACTACCACGATTAATCAGCCATCTTTGCCAACGGTACGGTTAAGCTTAGCAGGCTTAGATCCTGGTGCGGCTATTTTGTATGTTTGGGGCTATTCGAGCAATGGCTATAGCTTGATTCCGGCAATCGTGCGGCTAAATTATGCGCCGTTGCCCGCAACCATCAGCCAAAACCAAAAACATATCTATCGGTTTAGCCTCAAACGCGACCAAGCCCAAGCCTTTCGCTTACAAAACCAATTTGGTAATAGCAATTTGCACGCATGGGAACCGCATATCTGGACGGCTCCAACTCAGCAATCAACCAGCCTTGGCTTAGATCAAATTACCTATAATCCTACCCCACTAGCTGGCGAATACATCGTGCAAGTCAGTAGCAGCGATAGCAGTCGCTATCTGTTGACGGCGATACCCAACCCGCCAGCAGGCCGCAATCTTGAAGTGATCACTAGTAAACAACCACGGCCAATCTTTGAGGAGCCAAACCCATTCTTGCCGACTGATCAGATCTTTAACCCAATAGTGCAACGGTAA